The genome window GATCCTATCCCAATGAGAGACACCGTTGACAAGGAAGCAACGAGGGCACGAGCCGCGGTACGACCATGCGTTTTCTTACTCGTGTTGCGTGAGCCACTGGGTGTGTGGGTCTCGGAGTGATCTCCGGTGGGAAGCATGAACTCTCCAGGTAATCGAGGGAGCATTTCGAACTCGCCCGGCGCTGCGATCACGACGATGTCCCGTTAACCGATCCGGTGTAAGGGCGGGCGTCGTTAAGGAACGCTGGTGCATCAAGAGGTAGCGTTCCATGGCTATCACTTCCCATGCTCAGTCATGCAAATGACAGCCAAGGTTACGCATCTATCCTGATATGAAGGTAAAGCTTACTTGCTGCTAAGTCAATATTTTTCTGCCCTGTGCCTCCCCATTATTTCGCACTCGATCGGGCGGAAATGAAAATGATCACTTAACCACGCGATTAGTGGGGCACGTGTTAACAATGTGGCGTAAAAGGCTAGTTTTCGCGCCCCTTTCTCAGCCTTTTTAGGGGGTAAGTGTTTAAAGAGTTGTACTCCTCGTGTTGTGAGTAACATCAGCGACTTCTCAGTTTGTCGGAAGCATGTGCCATTCATACGAGGGCTAGACTGAGAACCCACACCACACGGCACCCGACGACGGCGATTGGCCCCGTTCCCCTGCAGTGAATGCACGCATGGACCTGACCAGTGGCACGTCGCGCGAACCTGGGTGTCCCGTAGATACAAATCAACAGGCCGAGAGTAACCACCACGTACGAAAGGTGAAAAACAGTATGAAGATTCTCGTAACAGGCGGCGCAGGATACGTTGGCGGCACCGTCGCCAAAGTGCTGCTTGAACAGGGCCATTCCGTCACCGTTATCGACGATCTCACGACGGGAAACACCGACCTTATTCCCGAGGGCGCAAACTTTGTCCGTGGAGATGTCCGCGATGTCGCCGCAGATGTCCTCGCTGACGAAAAGTTTGACGGCGTTGCACATTTCGCCGCCCGCTCGCTCGTCGGCGAATCTGTTGAGAGGCCTCAAGATTATTGGCACCACAATGTTGTGACCACATTGACGCTCCTGGACGCGATGCGCCATTCGCATGTAAACAACTTGGTTTTCTCGTCCACCGCGGCCACATATGGAGAGCCGGAGACAGTTCCCATTACTGAAGAGTTCCCCACGCGGCCGACGAACCCGTATGGTGCGACGAAGCTCGCTATCGATCACATGATCACGTCGTACGCCCACGCCTTCGGCTTGAGAGCAACATCGCTGCGCTACTTCAATGTC of Corynebacterium kroppenstedtii DSM 44385 contains these proteins:
- the galE gene encoding UDP-glucose 4-epimerase GalE yields the protein MKILVTGGAGYVGGTVAKVLLEQGHSVTVIDDLTTGNTDLIPEGANFVRGDVRDVAADVLADEKFDGVAHFAARSLVGESVERPQDYWHHNVVTTLTLLDAMRHSHVNNLVFSSTAATYGEPETVPITEEFPTRPTNPYGATKLAIDHMITSYAHAFGLRATSLRYFNVAGAYHGQGENRPVETHIIPIILQVALGHRDGVKIFGDDWPTKDGTCVRDYIHVKDLADAHLLALETNKPGQHRMYNLGSGDGYSVREVIEMCRKVTGHPIPADIAPRRAGDPAILIASSDKARHELGWNPTHTDLETIVSTAWDFAQSLGDRAHSLPKATS